The DNA window ataaactttaccCATGttcttatgatagaaccaattaggaaatggcatttatgacccaggaacaaaaatggttaCAGAGTGTTATGAAATAACTGAATCAGCATTATATTAGAACTGTTTACATGGCACAGAAATATTCTGAAAGCATCAAGGGGAAAGAAAAATTCTCAATAAAACACAGGCCAATGTCCCGAATAATATGGAATCTTATTTTTATGTTGGTTCCTTAAATCCTCTGTTTATAGGCCACATTCTTTCAATAATGCCAACATCCAGTCTAAGCCCAGCACAAAGAACTCTATTCACAGCCcccatctccttctctttctttcagaGAGAGTAGCTACTGCTCACAGAGGAGACTGCCCAAAGACACCGGAGAGGTTCTACAAAAATCCATCCCAACACGAAGCATCTTGAACAATTTATTAAACAGTAATTGAATACTAGGACATAGGAGGAAGTTTTGTCCACTCtccagcagaggaggaggaatgctctctatgtgggtcAAGGGAAGGACCACAGCCTAAGGTGGGGAGAGAAGGAATTCATAGACCTCTCTCTCCAAATGGAAGCAGATAAGCGACACTTAGAAGAAATGGAATTACATGTCTGAAAATATTAAAACCAACTACATTAACTCCCCTCTGATTTTTGCCCCCTACCAACACTGCAACTGCAAGGGGCCTCCCTTGCTCCCATTGGGATGGTAAGAGCTTACAGGCTATCCACATGTAACTCCCAACTCTGCTGGAAGGAACTGAGGGTTGGCAAAACCTTGGAAAGCCCTCCATAAAGATGGAAACCAGCGCACCAAGTTCCTGCTGGGTGGGATAGGCAGTTCAGTGGCCCCATAGGACACAACATGAATGCTCCTGCCATCCTGCTTGGCACCACTGAAAGCCTTGTTGCCCCTCTCCTGTTCCCCTCTCTCGGAAATCACACATCACTTTGTGCCTCTAGACAAGGGCACAGATCCCACGCCTCACTGATCTCAGGGATGGGGAGGCCTGGCTGGCCCTTGCTGGTTTCAGGGTGAGGAGATCACTGTGTTCAGGCCAGCAGTCGGCTGTATTCGGACAGAGCGGAGGATTTCTTCACACCATCCCAGATACGGGCAGCATAGTGGAACCTGCCCAAGACAGAAGAATTGTCATGCATTCAGCTTCAATTCAGTATGAAGACAGACTGGGTTCAAAGCTATATGCTCTGCCTCATGTTAAAATTTTAAGTTTTCCAGGAgtgaaattaatgtaattttcatGTTCTCTACATAAATCATCCCTGTGAAAATGGAAACACTAAATATATAGAACTTGCTAACACACAAAAGAACCCGTTCTTACCAGTTCTTTTCAGTCAGAATGGTGTGGGAGAGCTGCGGCCGGGACATAGACATAATCTGGCTCCGAAGTTTGGCAATCAAAGACTGGAAACTGGGGTGCCCCTTGTACCCAGGcaggagggagaagagaggaCCACTTCCTGGAGCTGCAAAGTGAAAAGATACACAAGCTCAATGCTCTTTACTTTGAGAGTCTTGGGGCTTTTACTAGAACTGCAGTAGTCCCTTGAAACACAAGCAAATCACTACGCCAGgtcttttgttttaattttcctTTCCTCTATGGAGGAAGGATGAagaagcagcaaaaaaaaaaaaagcttgataGGAAAGGCTTAGAAACCAAAGTACATTATTGGAGATAGATGGTTCAATAGCTAGTTTACTTCTCTATAATACACCATATTATATGTAATAGAGGTAGAAAATTATGCATTTCAGCTGTAGATAGATAGCTTTCTTTTCCTACTTTCTTAACTCAAAATCCCACCCCAGTGGGGATGAAAATTCATAGAAAACAAAACTGGGGGAAAACTAAAGCAACCTCTGCCATTATTCCCTCCCACACATGACCATTTGCAACTCATTTATATCAGTGTTTCTTCACTTTGGTTCTCCAATGAGCTGGACTTCACTCCCAGATGCCTCAATCAGTACAACCAAAGCAAAGGTAAGACATTCTGGAAGCTGAGATCCCATTATTCTGGAAAAGTAAAGGTTGGGTGTTACTGCTTTATATGATGAAGACCAAGGGCAAGGATTACTTCCAACTGACTCATTCCTAGGACTATTGTCTTGGCTCACACATCATTCTCTGGAGCCCAGGTACCACAGAACATCATCTCTTGTCTAATTTCCCACTACAGCCTGGATTAGAAATGATTTGGGCACCAATATGGAGAGGAACCTAAATAAAAAAGGTAATTAGGGGAGGCTTGATGTAACCTCTGGCCAGAACAGCAACTATGGTATCAGTTGGAAGATTCCAGCTACTTACCTGCTCTGGGCAATGCATCGTCTGTATCCGTATCCATAAAGGGTAGCAAGAACAGGTTAACCTCTGTGTCAAGGTAACTTTGGGGCAGGCCAGGGAATATGTTACATTCCAGCATAGACAGTGTGCCTGATGGAGTCAACagagaaaaatgaattaattaagtAGGTAGCTGACTCAGAGCAGCACATTCAGAAGAATAGAATCAACAAAATACTGCTGAATCAGTGCAGACTAAAGCAAAGAGATAAATCAACACTTCTAAAACCAtatcttacttttaaaaaatcctcaaagtaaaaaaaaacttcagcacAGCAGAAAAAGGTCTTGGAGATTCCTTCCCATTTAGTTGTTTTCTGTTTGCAAAGAGACTCTAATGGCCAGGACAACTCAAAACTAAATTCTTCCATCTCTACTTTAAAATGGCAAGGTCAATATCTTGCCTGCTAATATGAAGCCAACCATTAGGTCACAGGCTTCCAAGTTCTGCATTCCAGCCTTTTAAGTGAATGAGAAACCAAAACATTACCTTTATATTTCAAGTGTGAGTGCATCATAATTTTGTCAGTTACAAGATGCATTTGCTTCAGGTTTCGGGGACAGAAATTTTCCCTCTTGGCTTTATTCAGAAGAAAAactagagggagagagaaaaagaatcaTAGCAATAGAAATTCAGTGCACCTTACTCCAAAGTACAGAAAAAGTCTTTCCCCTCCTGCCAGACAGAGATAAGTGTTCATATGTAGGGGAACAATGCTTTCAAATTCCGAAACTAAAAGCCATTGGGCTGTGGGTGTTATTTGAAAAATACTTAGGAAACTCTGCAGAAGCATGAAATCTAGCATCTGATGTGCCTTTCTAGTATCCCCCTTAAAAAGCTGAAACAATGGGTGGAATCCACCCAGAGAAACCAGAAGGCACCAATGAAGGAGTTTTGATGTCGCTCCCagccgggttttttttttttaactccatGCCCCATATTTCTTGCCCCCATAATCTTTGCCTCCATCATCCACCATTTCCTGCTTTTCAGCCCACTGTCTATTTCCCTGTGTAATATCCAAACAGGATATTACACAGGGAAAACAACCCCATAAATCcctattaatgttattatatacCAATGTGCGGGTAGTATTCTGTACCCTCATCCGAGCCAGAGGTGCCACTGGATTCATGACTGGGGGATGGAGTGGAGGGTTTCACCATCTCAGCTGTCTGAAGGAATCTGTAATCAATAGACAAGGTTTCTTGTACAGGaagtcctgagttacaaacaggggtgagaacACAGCCTTGAGTTTAGGCAACAGAAAAACAATTGGCAATCTGCTCAAGAGTCTGAACAATATCAGGTGAGGTGGGCCCTAAACGGATGCTCTTTGCTAGAATAAGCTATTCATAACTGAATTCAGTTTGTCCTTCTCTCCCCTTCTCTCACCTGTATAGGCTCAGATCTGTGAACCAGTCCTGCACCACAATGACCACGTGGCAGACAGTGAAGAGGAAAGCAGCAATCTGGAGGGACTGGAAGTGAAAACAGTTGTCAGTAGGAGATATAATGTAGGGGAATTCCATCAGGACATGGAGATTTGCATGTGAGTCTGCTCACATTGATAAACCacacctttgtttcacacactTCTAAATTGGCTGTCCCTTTGTGAAATAGTTTGGCATCACATGGGGCAAACGAGCTAAGGGCAAGCCAATGAGGGTGAAATAATGTTGTAAGGAGGTTAAAGAGATAATAGAATGAAGAACAAAAGAGACTACATGGAAGAAGCCCCCAACTCTATCTCCTTGTTTAATTAACATCAATATGAGAAGCTATAAGCACATTGTAAAAAGGCTCCAGACATTTCTGTACAAAGGTCCATTCCCTACTGCCACATCCATCACTCTCCTTTAGTCAATACACAAAACAAGAAAGGTGTGTTACCTGCATCTCAACATAGGTGTGAGGTAGATTATACTCCGGAGGCAGCTTGCGGTCATTGTTGATCAAATGATCTAAGATGGAAGGACTGAGAATGGGCTGCAGAAAAGGAACAAAAACCTCTGAAGATTCTGTCTAGATTCATTTCGTGCTCAAGGCAATCCCTTGGGGTCTGTTCCCATTTCTTAGATAAAGCTAGTCCTCTTACAGTGCCCTTCCAAATGAGTGCAGCCATCACTTCAACATAATTCTGGCCCTTGTGaaatgaaataatttttaaatatatctatctatctcatatgGTTGGGAAACTTTGGTCCCTTCAAATgcttttgactacaactcccacaatcccttgcCTTGAATCATTTTCAACCAGGGTACTCAgtgttgaaatccaaaatttCTGAAGAAGTAAACATTTCCACGTCCATCAAAATTCATTTGGATTTATTTGGATCAGCAAGTTCAACCTCAAAAattttgaactgcaattcccacaatCCATCACAAACAtgtatgctggctagggctggatggagatgtaggccaaaaacattttacAGGACCACAACTGTCTACCTGAGCTATAAAATATCCCAATCTTTTCCAAAGACTATACCCTGTCTCATACACTGATATCACTGTTTAGAAAATCTAGATTAAAACTTCCCCTAAAAGCTTGGTCAATCAAATTTTCCATCCTGCATTCATACACTACAGGATCTGGTGTTTTGTAAACATTTGGTATCACTGTCAGATAAAAGTTAGATCAGCTTGATCAAATATTGTCAGTCCCAAATTATAGATACCATTTTCACCAAAGATTCAAGTGGGTCCTATGTTTGAAACCACCCAGGAACAACAAGAGATTGCATGGAGAGTTCCTCCAAAAAGATTGTCAAAAGGAACTACAACAAAGACCATCAAACACAAACCTGGGTGTCAAGGAAGATAATTCGCTCCTGAGTGATGAAGAAGTCAATTCCACTGGTCTGGTTGCCCCCACGCTCCTTGATCTCCTGGCTCTGAGTACGGAACACATAGGttcttgaaaaagaaataaaggaattgTCACAAAAAGAGCAAAATGGGATTGATAATCTACATCATATTACAGAGGCAGCAGGGCACCTTGACACTGGCTAAATGTATGTGATGGCACAAGTGTTCAAAGGCTGCAACTGCTCAAAAACAATgccaagggaaagaaagagactTTGGAGTCCACTTTCTATCGGCAATAATTAATGTATTGGTTCAATATACTTAGATATGGGAGACAAAGTTTCAAGATGTGGCCTGAAGTGACATACTGAGAAGTAAACAATCTAACACAAAACTATTAAATTGATCCTCACAATATCACTGTCTAACTATACAGTCAAGCAACCCAATTATCAATTCTCAGCTATGATTCCTCCGCATCACCTTCCAAATACCTCTGGTCTTCTTCAGGTTGATTGGCTGACAGTAGAGACATCACCATGGATTTGCCCGTACCCTGCAGTCCAAGAACCCCAACTACCAGAACATCTGTTTGGTCCAGGAGGTACTAATACCAAGGagaacacacacatgcataagTAAGCATACTAGGCAGAACAGAAATCACAGAAATTGAAAGACTAGCATTATCTAGTCAATTATATCTAGATATTTCAGCCTAGATGGACAAAGGGAATCCCACCATACATTTGGAATGCCAGATAAGGGAACCATGGCTAAACAAAATGGAAAGCAGGATTTCTTGGGAGAGCAAGGAAATGTACACAGTTGGAGGGGCCCACAAGAGACTTCCAGATTTTCAATAGTACCTCAATAGCACTGTCACACCAGTTCATTTGGTCATCCACCAGCTTGATGCTGTGTTTCATCTTCTCTGGTGCCAGCAACTTGGCCTGCCCAACTACAGCTAGAAAGGCAAAGAGGACAACAGAGCTCAAATGATGGCCTCATTACATGTGATAAGCTCCCCTAGTCACAGTACATTAATCCTCAGACCTTTTGCATCAAGGCTACAAGTCCAAATTAAACTGGAACAGACATTTCATAACTACACACAAGGAGACAACACATTTTAACCCATCAGTGTACAGAAAAATGAGTTGCACACTTGCACAAAACTGTCTGGTTAATTTTACTTGCAGAGTCCTACCTGCCTTTAGCATCTACTTTCTGGGCAACTATGACGCTTTTCTGGTGTCATATCATTCTTATGTGACCTGAATTCAGGAAGATTTACTGAATGTGAATTACAACAGTTGGTTGGAGTTTCTGTCTTGATGAATATAGTGCTGAATGCAATTAGCATCAAAGCACAAAGGGATGAGAACCTTtggctctcctgatgttttagacTACAATTCCTATTGTCCCTTACCATTGCCCATTACAATAGCGAAacatgaagcccaaaacatctggttcCTCACTCCTGCTTCAAATACTATTATAACACATCAAAATGGAAAATTAACGATaagcaattaaacaggaaagttTAAGATGCACCAGATCACATTTATCTAACAGTGCTGACTCCAGCATAGgggctattaaaaacaatgcatCAGACACTAAGCTTTCATTGATCCTTCCCTGCCAGTTAGATTTATCAAGTAGCTCTTTGAATATAATTAAATGAACTTTTGCATTTGATCCCAAGTCTCTGAGGAACAAGACTggtgagagggttttttttagcaaaaTGCTATGAGATTTTGATTTTAATAAATGGGCCTTGGCTATTATGATAATGATTGAGTGCAATCATATGGTGAACAAAATCAAAACACTAGAACACACTCTACACATGTGTAAATCTTAAAGACTATGCTGATATGAGCCCATGCTTGGTTTTTTCTTGCTCCAAGGATTGAACAGGTAAACCACTGAAGTTGGCCCCTTCTCAGTACTTACGGTCCATGACACCACTGGGCGCAGTTGAACCCATGCCTCTGTTCTGGATCTGATAGACTGGCTGCGTAGGACGCTGGCCTTCCTTCTCCACTTTGGCAGCAGCTGCAGGAGGCTGAGCCGATGTCTCTGTTGCTCCTGCaaggcctttgctttcctctcggGACTTCATCAGCACAATAGGTTTCTCGATGGCTGGAGCAGCAGTGGGGGCTGGAGTAGGAGTAGGGGTAGGGGCCCCCTTGGACTGTGAGGACACAGAGGCCCAGATCCAGAATTCCTCTTTGCCAAAAACATATGCACATGTGCATCTACCCAACCCAATATATTCCACtactccctgcccccccccccccccgtaaacaCATCATTCTCATTGGAGTACTAAAGAATAGTACTAAAGGGGAGATCTCTCTCAAAAGCTTGCTTCAGATTCTATACTTAGCCACTTACAATCCATCTACCAAACATCAATTCACATGGAGAAAAATGAATGGTTGGATTGAGGAGGAGGGAGTCTCCTCTCCTCTGTGTTACTAACAAAAtacagaggtaaaaagaaacaagaacagcATTAGCAACCAAGAGAatgtatacaataaattataGAAAAACTTGGGAGATTTCTGAGACTTTGGATTAGATCTCAATTCTCCTTTACTTAGAGTTAGTAAAGCATGCTAGTACTGGCTAAGTATACTTTATCCTTATACACATAATCTGAGGGTAATTTTAAACACAACAGTTTTaatattttgtgcacaaaatggaGCTTGTGTGCActaaaccatcaaaaagcaaaagcgTCAGTATCTCATCCATcagtgtggacaattttggaattccagacaagagatATTCAACCAGTATTacactttttcattttttctgattATTTTGCCTGAAAACTGAACAAATATCAGAAATTTCTTTTCCATAGTGTTAATATCTCCCCCTCAAAAAAATTCtaatgtgctcctgcagtttgcaatacaaaggaatgctgaaactaagacaagtcaaacacgctttctggactttaagagagctgacttccaaaaaatgaaggaattactgagcggcattccatggacgctgatattaaaaaacaagggagttaaggatggatgggcgtttttcaaaagtgaaatactcaaggcgcaaatgcaaacagtgccaacaaagaagaaaaataagacaagtgcaaagaagccagaatggatgtccaaagaacttctaactgagctaaagctcaaaagtgacatgcacaagaagtggaaaaggggagaaatcaccaaagaagaattcaaatgtatagccaactcctgtagggagaaggttcgcaaggctgaagcacaaaatgagctcaggcttgccagggacataaaaaacaacaaaaaaggcttttttgcttacgttggtagaaaaaggaagaaaaaggaggcgatagggccattgcaaggagaagatggggtgatggcgacaggggacagagaaaaggcagaactacttaatgccttctttgcctcggtcttctcacaaaaagaaagccatcttcaacctcagcaacatggaatggacgaaggattgggggaaatccaaccccaaatagggaaacaagttgtccaggaatacctggccactctaaacgaattcaagtccccagggccagaccagctacatccaagaatactgaaggaactagcggaagttatttcagaaccactgttccgtcccccaggacgatggtttgccttacctattggtcgtttgtttgttttccctcctttacattttgtttgagcctctggctgcaaaggcctaggaaaggtggcttggaatctgcaagagctggctgcagttttctttgcagtgattggtcaaagagtgcaacatcttaggaccgccctttttaccagggtctagtctccattttggagcttcattctggctatagtcttccaacgtgctggagctgtgcaaggctaactgggacaaatcatcctcaaaaccaggccaatctaagcctatccaaattagataagtattgaattatattgatctggaataggaaatctagttagaggagcagagttattccatcgcttctagaactaatctttgctgtaaagatagggaaggaaagagtttctccttctaatataggcagcgtgattagggtatagtggttttataatcacctttgccttctggaaccagggataattctgtgactaaaacctatagaaatttgtttcatcttctgcaactttaagatctgtgccaggtttacaaccttgtatgaataaacatccttttttgaagttatccagactcagtcgttcaatatctataggacagcttatagggatttgcagttcgcccggataaaggacagcacgtttcagttttatagctttttattgtccggcggacggcacagttttgaggtcgatcagcggtttttccgcttcagctagcttgcacggctttatagttttttatagtttaggaagttttagtataggctgcggcttttccgcctgagctcagtctgcatacctaaagactctaccagcgtctgaggcagtggagcccgctctcagacctgaaggagtcaaatagtggggctctatttccttgctatttggctcgcgtgtgcgcacgtggcccagtggctttctgggtttgcacaggctgtgcagttcccagcaacgtccagggctccctcggcggtagacctcgagccgcggagcaccagcgacagttctttggctggctctgaggcgtgaagcccaccagaaccaggctagaacctggacaggcctggcaacgctgctgcgagttcggccggagcactcggccggcttcgacctgcctcatggtccggcggtggtgacctgcctcatcgtcctgcggtggtgacctgcctcatggtccggcggtggtgacctgcctcatcgtcctgcggtggtgacctgcctcatcgtcctgcggtggtgacctgcctcattgacctgcggcggtgacctgcctcatcgtcctgcggtggtgacctgcctcatcgtcctgctgtggtgacctgcctcatcgtcctgcggtggtgacctgcctcatcgtcctgcggtggtgacctgcctcatcgacctgcggtggtgacctcccttcacagcggggaggaggcgtctcttctctcctcctttccaaagccagcctcggtgctccttcggcggcaggcctcgagccgcagagcacgaggtgcttgaaaatttggcgaagtcgccattttggcagtttacgtcactcgggcaagggaggtatcaagtggcaagttgctgtcagttgacattttgcagcttgcccaccaaagtctggcgccaaaggtcacaatctttgtaaagtatagttacttagtgatatatattgctatggttaagtgctgtgaattgtattatatattgaatttgcttttattgtaaatttacttgcaggtatattgcatttgcctttgttgtaaatttacttgctattaagaatacataatgtctatgcaattccaagatgatacagatggtatacctccttctgaggctgaaagtaggaatgaaaggccccaaaggataaagcacccttcagccaaaatgctagcccatctaatagacgaaaaggagctcctccat is part of the Anolis carolinensis isolate JA03-04 unplaced genomic scaffold, rAnoCar3.1.pri scaffold_10, whole genome shotgun sequence genome and encodes:
- the smg9 gene encoding nonsense-mediated mRNA decay factor SMG9, giving the protein MSESGHSQPGLYERRRRWNRDKEMGHQSLSGPGRDRDYVPWDRDRDRRDPVDEPVGTMMQKTPIILAKPPAERSKGAPTPTPTPAPTAAPAIEKPIVLMKSREESKGLAGATETSAQPPAAAAKVEKEGQRPTQPVYQIQNRGMGSTAPSGVMDPVVGQAKLLAPEKMKHSIKLVDDQMNWCDSAIEYLLDQTDVLVVGVLGLQGTGKSMVMSLLSANQPEEDQRTYVFRTQSQEIKERGGNQTSGIDFFITQERIIFLDTQPILSPSILDHLINNDRKLPPEYNLPHTYVEMQSLQIAAFLFTVCHVVIVVQDWFTDLSLYRFLQTAEMVKPSTPSPSHESSGTSGSDEGTEYYPHIVFLLNKAKRENFCPRNLKQMHLVTDKIMMHSHLKYKGTLSMLECNIFPGLPQSYLDTEVNLFLLPFMDTDTDDALPRAAPGSGPLFSLLPGYKGHPSFQSLIAKLRSQIMSMSRPQLSHTILTEKNWFHYAARIWDGVKKSSALSEYSRLLA